One Bacillus spongiae genomic window, GGATAAAAAAATCTTCCGTTGCTCAAATGATTAATACATTGTTAAAGGGCGAATATTTGAAGAAAAAAGAAAGTTCGGTAGACAAAAGAAGTTTTACTCTAGAATTGAGTGAAAAGGGTTACAAAATGATGAAGTTAGAGGCTGTCTTTTCTGAGAACTTTTTAAAGCATTTTTATTATCCATTAGATGAAGAAGAAATCAAGACCTTTGAAGAGACAATGGGGAAAATAGCTACAAACCTGTTGAAAGGAGTCGTTTAATGGATAAACAAAACAGATAAAAATTGATTTTAATAAACTTGCTTTTGTTAATCTCGATAATACCTCATGGAATCACAATCGACACTATTATAAATACTTACTAAGTAAAATTCCTTATTTGAAAATATGATAGGAATTGCAGAAAAATTGTCCTCTGAAACAAAGGCATTTGTTTTGGTGGTATTCTATTACTTGGAAAAAAGAGGTGTGAATATGATTATTTGGATAAATGGAGCGTTTGGCTCGGGAAAAACAACATGTACTTATGAATTAAACAAAAGATTACAAAATTCTTTTGTTTACGACCCTGAAAATATCGGTTATTTTATACGAAAAAATTTACCTAAAGAACTGTATGAATCGGATTTTCAAAACCATGAACAGTGGCGGTTATTCAATTATAAAATGTTAAAATATCTATCAGATACTTATGATGGTATTATTATAGCACCCATGACTTTGGTTAATCGTCATTATTATGATGAAATAATTGGACGACTTATTAAAGAAGGTATTGAGGTAAAACATTACATTCTTTATGCAGAGAAGAAAACAATAGAAAAACGCCTTAACAAACGATTTGAATGGGCTAATTCATGGGCAAAATCACAAATTGACCGGTGTATTTATGCCTTTAATCACGATATTACTGAAGAAAAAATAATAACTGACAATAAAACCATTGACAATATTGTAGAGGAAATAGCCGAAAAAAGTGATTTAACTTTGGCGAGTGACAAAAGAGGCCACTTAAAGAAATTCCTTGATAGATCTGCTACCTTTCTAAAACATATACGGTAATTTATACTTAGAGCCATTTGGTAAGTATAACGATGAACAAAAGGGTGGAGTTAGTATAGTTTTATGGACACCGATTAGTTATCTCTCTATGATTAAAAAAAGAGAGGAAGTGTCCGATATGGGATCAAAAAACAGTCGTAATTATAGTGAAGATTTTAAGAAAA contains:
- a CDS encoding MarR family winged helix-turn-helix transcriptional regulator, with the translated sequence MNVFQDLDACYKYFNRHLSAMFQKEGYSEITFNSYQYIIAIYKLHNEGDLATITEIANRLGIKKSSVAQMINTLLKGEYLKKKESSVDKRSFTLELSEKGYKMMKLEAVFSENFLKHFYYPLDEEEIKTFEETMGKIATNLLKGVV
- a CDS encoding adenylyl-sulfate kinase, with product MIIWINGAFGSGKTTCTYELNKRLQNSFVYDPENIGYFIRKNLPKELYESDFQNHEQWRLFNYKMLKYLSDTYDGIIIAPMTLVNRHYYDEIIGRLIKEGIEVKHYILYAEKKTIEKRLNKRFEWANSWAKSQIDRCIYAFNHDITEEKIITDNKTIDNIVEEIAEKSDLTLASDKRGHLKKFLDRSATFLKHIR